From Drosophila yakuba strain Tai18E2 chromosome 2L, Prin_Dyak_Tai18E2_2.1, whole genome shotgun sequence, one genomic window encodes:
- the LOC6528271 gene encoding protein rolling stone, with product MLRLLSGTEPESSSGHLQEPLSLRDELRFSGLGLHHHTPTDFLRSQWQRGPKSSIFLVYRWLLGGFFGTGVVSCIYQYYQHGNFFIFLTNWGFVLCGITSIAGAILVTIYHYKPETWVLPSCWIKIYWACYWINISLACLIAVVYWTAIYPKDRVITNPTRVSDLFNIWTHLLPPIFFTIDNFVVAQPARLLHFVYPLAFLHLYGIFAIIFYARGGRNLDGKHYIYPFLNFAKPKIVLRTVSWLSIMLVSLSSLQYGVYRLRNFIARKLGKLL from the exons ATGTTGCGTTTGCTGTCCGGAACTGAGCCAGAATCATCATCCGGCCATCTTCAAGAGCCCTTAAGTTTACGGGATGAGCTCCGCTTCAGTGGACTGGGCTTACACCATCATACGCCTACGGACTTCCTGCGATCGCAA TGGCAGCGTGGGCCAAAATCTTCTATTTTCTTGGTTTATAGATGGCTTTTAGGCGGATTCTTTGGCACGGGCGTGGTCAGTTGTATCTATCAGTACTACCAACAcggaaacttttttatttttttgaccAACTGGGGATTTGTGTTGTGCGGCATTACCAGTATTGCCGGAGCCATACTTGTGACTATCTATCACTACAAGCCGGAAACCTGGG TTCTCCCGTCTTGCTGGATAAAGATCTATTGGGCCTGCTATTGGATCAACATCTCATTGGCGTGCTTGATCGCAGTTGTCTATTGGACAGCCATATATCCCAAGGATCGTGTGATAACTAATCCGACTCGGGTTTCAGATTTGTTTAACATATGGACTCACTTGCTGCCGCCTATTTTCTTCACCATCGATAACTTTGTGGTGGCGCAACCAGCCCGTCTTCTTCACTTTGTCTATCCACTGGCATTCCTCCATTTGTACGGAATTTTTGCAATAATATTCTATGCCCGGGGCGGTCGTAATTT AGACGGAAAACACTATATATAtccttttttaaattttgctaAGCCAAAGATAGTTTTGAGAACCGTATCATGGCTCAGTATAATGTTGGTGTCCCTGTCCAGTCTGCAGTATGGAGTCTATCGACTACGCAATTTCATAGCACGCAAGCTGGGGAAACTTTTGTGA